The Anabrus simplex isolate iqAnaSimp1 chromosome 1, ASM4041472v1, whole genome shotgun sequence genome window below encodes:
- the LOC137496995 gene encoding DNA topoisomerase 1-like, whose protein sequence is MFIRLPEGTAAMKVLFLAVVLVTLEYARSSPVGSCPDPDPEERTEHLPDNKDCTKYWRCDHATPKQESCPSGLHFNPKLQVCDWPNRAGCNAGGSGGSGDGSGGDSGDGNGDDSSSSSESKESPNTPKPRPSTPPPTATKKEPSKLTKRSTTIAKKSAPPKPPKECESSSSSSESGDCEDSGDSSGDSSGDSGEGDICKGAMAHRWHLPHPSDKTKFYKCDLNTKKATLFQCPDKLEFNPSIQDCDWPSK, encoded by the coding sequence TTCTATTTCTCGCCGTCGTCCTGGTGACGCTTGAATACGCCCGCTCCAGCCCCGTGGGGTCATGTCCCGACCCGGACCCTGAGGAACGCACCGAACACCTGCCGGACAACAAAGACTGCACCAAGTACTGGCGCTGTGACCACGCCACGCCCAAACAGGAGAGCTGTCCCTCTGGGCTGCACTTCAACCCTAAACTGCAGGTGTGTGACTGGCCGAACAGAGCAGGATGTAATGCTGGAGGATCAGGAGGGTCTGGGGACGGTTCTGGAGGAGATTCAGGAGATGGTAATGGAGACGACTCGTCCTCTTCTTCTGAGAGTAAGGAGTCTCCTAATACTCCTAAACCAAGACCATCAACTCCACCCCCCACAGCAACCAAGAAGGAGCCAAGCAAGCTCACCAAGAGGTCCACCACAATCGCTAAGAAATCCGCACCACCGAAACCTCCCAAGGAATGTGAATCTTCCTCTTCGTCCAGCGAGTCTGGAGATTGTGAAGATTCTGGAGATAGCTCTGGAGATAGCTCGGGAGATTCAGGAGAAGGAGATATCTGTAAGGGAGCCATGGCCCACAGGTGGCACCTACCACATCCTAGTGACAAGACCAAGTTCTACAAGTGTGATCTGAACACGAAGAAAGCCACTTTGTTCCAGTGTCCAGACAAACTCGAGTTCAACCCGTCCATTCAAGACTGCGATTGGCCTTCAAAATAA